A stretch of Coccidioides posadasii str. Silveira chromosome 2, complete sequence DNA encodes these proteins:
- a CDS encoding uncharacterized protein (EggNog:ENOG410PIKR~COG:K): MDPNLRPQVSRPPSASIPPQGPPPPPPLSNLHQYQMHSPYAMAQPHTLPPLQHHQNPSPIQHTYLQPFRNDMPRYPTTSGTDVYAVSSAPLTTHAPVNSLPPSTFLGHQHPQQFQPHHMLPPTTATQAYPQPIAPAPPRDRRSEYGAVPLAPFTNGENKQPVWAGAEGLPPTSGPYMPKDPPRTQVVGTQGRRGILPSVPGRAAVTNGVNGTKGTTIPAKDADGKFPCPHCNKTYLHAKHLKRHLLRHTGDRPYMCVLCKDTFSRSDILKRHFQKCSLRRGNPTGVSHLSHPHAHLKRAQAAGVVPKLVQGDLNHVGLPPIDSTKPPTTAAATTLPDNSKRHVVPAAHNANGNNNHGSNTGDIDWSTMLQPGAHENYMNPVFPSTMAPVSDAMRAQMDNDRKFYPTATSGHQENSGLNGLYLASTTLSGDGTVQAARQ; the protein is encoded by the exons ATGGATCCCAATCTTCGACCTCAAGTCTCGAGACCTCCCTCCGCTAGCATCCCCCCTCAAGGTCCGCCGCCCCCTCCGCCATTGTCGAATCTCCACCAATATCAGATGCATTCGCCGTACGCGATGGCGCAACCGCATACGTTGCCGCCATTGCAACACCATCAGAATCCGTCGCCAATTCAGCATACGTATCTCCAGCCTTTCCGGAATGATATGCCTAGATACCCGACAACCTCCGGCACCGATGTTTATGCGGTATCGTCGGCGCCGTTGACTACGCATGCGCCCGTCAACAGTTTGCCACCGTCAACTTTTCTTGGCCACCAACATCCACAGCAATTCCAGCCACATCATATGCTCCCACCCACGACAGCCACCCAAGCATACCCGCAACCAATCGCGCCAGCGCCACCGCGTGACAGAAGATCAGAGTATGGCGCTGTGCCGTTGGCCCCGTTTACAAACGGGGAGAACAAGCAACCCGTATGGGCTGGCGCAGAAGGACTGCCACCCACCTCTGGCCCCTACATGCCAAAAGATCCTCCGAGGACACAAGTGGTAGGAACCCAGGGCCGGAGAGGTATTCTTCCGAGTGTACCGGGTCGCGCTGCGGTTACAAACGGTGTGAATGGCACCAAGGGAACAACCATCCCTGCCAAGGATGCAGACGGGAAGTTTCCCTGTCCGCACTGCAATAAGACTTACTTGCATGCGAAGCACCTTAAGCGGCATCTCTTACGCC ACACCGGTGATCGCCCTTATATGTGCGTGCTTTGCAAGGATACGTTTTCTCGCAGCGATATTTTAAAACGCCACTTCCAGAAATGCTCCCTGCGACGAGGGAACCCAACCGGAGTTAGCCATTTGTCGCATCCACATGCGCACCTGAAAAGAGCTCAAGCAGCGGGCGTTGTTCCAAAGCTCGTCCAGGGTGAT TTGAACCACGTCGGTCTTCCACCGATCGACTCTACAAAACCGCCtactactgctgctgctacTACTCTGCCTGACAACAGCAAACGACATGTTGTTCCAGCGGCACATAACGCTAATGGTAATAATAATCACGGCAGCAATACCGGCGACATCGATTGGTCGACCATGCTGCAGCCGGGTGCGCACGAGAACTATATGAACCCCGTATTCCCCTCCACGATGGCTCCCGTGAGCGATGCTATGCGAGCACAGATGGATAACGATCGAAAGTTTTACCCTACGGCGACGAGCGGACATCAGGAAAATAGTGGCCTGAATGGGCTCTATTTGGCTTCTACGACTCTAAGCGGCGATG GAACCGTTCAAGCGGCGCGGCAATGA
- a CDS encoding uncharacterized protein (TransMembrane:2 (n59-69c74/75o121-137i149-167o)) — MGRMTKKKKKKKEKKKRGKKRKRRKKVKKWHKVYGKWRNSSVVTSHGANQPSTKTQENCTAPFLLSLFLSLGFAFLGRSFIERPSNVIPLHLNLFLLPTHPLFFNGSQQGHSPIGTISPKWDAALLVSTLFWGFPWVGRGGRAAARGVLWLLAPLFFCVSNVFFFFGSQFSLLQSCVFEEIIGLAGGRIVYQIETKLVALGRMAACDHSF, encoded by the coding sequence ATGGGAAGAatgacaaaaaaaaaaaaaaaaaaaaaggaaaaaaaaaaaagaggaaaaaaaaggaaaagaagaaagaaagttAAAAAATGGCACAAAGTCTATGGAAAATGGCGGAATTCCTCCGTGGTAACTTCCCACGGCGCCAACCAACCGAGTACCAAAACCCAAGAAAATTGTACCGCGCCCTTTTtgctttccctttttctttctctcggCTTTGCGTTTCTCGGGAGAAGCTTCATCGAACGGCCCTCGAATGTTATTCCACTCCACTTGAACCTTTTTCTGCTTCCAACTCACCCATTGTTTTTTAACGGTTCGCAACAGGGGCACTCCCCCATTGGGACAATTTCGCCGAAGTGGGACGCCGCTCTCCTTGTATCAACTCTGTTTTGGGGTTTTCCTTGGGTCGGGAGAGGTGGGAGGGCCGCTGCCAGAGGCGTCCTGTGGCTTCTTGCACCATTGTTCTTTTGTGTTTCGaatgtctttttcttttttggttcGCAATTTTCCCTACTCCAATCTTGTGTCTTTGAGGAGATCATTGGATTGGCGGGCGGGAGAATTGTGTATCAGATTGAGACGAAGCTGGTGGCTCTGGGTCGGATGGCGGCCTGTGACCACTCTTTTtaa